From the Plectropomus leopardus isolate mb chromosome 18, YSFRI_Pleo_2.0, whole genome shotgun sequence genome, one window contains:
- the nrsn1l gene encoding neurensin 1-like, translating into MALCLEPCVSGGESSSSEAGSSCLQFGVRSYLHHFYEECSSSTWERDPEEQGFVQSQRSALWWNSAVWKVSLALGLLILTAGIASLSVGYSTPHKIESFGEGDLFFVDTQAVSFNRGLHLSTSAGIGLFCLGSALAVMGVVVWILPRANLKEKLFHKSGEGGRRGRLFRDPGDVVTKPPGTEEGKIPVTLSKVENVQPTP; encoded by the exons GCGGGTTCCAGCTGTCTTCAGTTTGGGGTTCGTTCCTATCTGCACCACTTCTACGAGGAGTGCTCGTCGTCAACGTGGGAGAGAGACCCGGAGGAGCAGGGGTTCGTCCAGAGCCAGAGGTCAGCCCTGTGGTGGAACTCGGCAGTCTGGAAG gtGTCCTTGGCCCTGGGTCTCCTGATCCTGACTGCTGGGATTGCCAGCCTATCAGTCGGTTACTCCACTCCCCATAAAATTGAGTCGTTCGGAGAGGGGGACCTGTTCTTCGTGGACACCCAAGCCGTCAGCTTCAACAGGGGGCTACACCTCAGCACTTCGGCCGGAATCGGGCTATTTTGTCTTGGCTCGGCCCTGGCGGTGATGGGGGTTGTGGTTTGGATCCTTCCCAGGGCCAACCTGAAAGAGAAGCTGTTTCACAAATCGGGGGAAGGTGGACGGAGAGGAAGGTTATTTAGGGATCCCGGGGATGTGGTCACGAAGCCGCCAGGTACAGAGGAGGGTAAGATACCTGTCACACTGTCAAAAGTGGAAAATGTGCAGCCCACTCCTTAA